The following are encoded together in the Janthinobacterium sp. Marseille genome:
- a CDS encoding tetratricopeptide repeat protein, producing MNHFDQLPKRHKTHITENKAESAFQNLLSSSEDFVLQASDRKDYGTDYQIEVVDRESVTNVRIHVQLKGTERDENADGTISVEIRRSNLNYLLMQPYSFFACYHAQTNTLRFCSADAVARRYEHSGQSWTQQQTLTVIFSELLTVRRLKSLAALARSSSASLRDRRVAQTIARPEDLPGVVKATCLDLHVPEDRAQAAAMLSSLFDSGADDIISAAFEKFSSVLSQDDDAMIFCYMAEINLGMAGLSSKIERITDGITHLRSKLGTGRLDVGNLHYSIGNGFSALGREVEAVKAYELALQHLPGDSGNTPLAECYKNLGSSYEKLGNGERATECFREALRHNPLLAEAHFALGLDCHRTGKYEKALEHFDQVVFAEPTLGKRSSVSGWRINLLFNLGDGKAAFREINTLLNDAGEEAWIWPWCAQQVANFGRISPDNARLSIPFWNRYLKVCESCPSGVRERLLNKLYLRSEGQAADLIYLEFKAEFEANIQYVQGEAAAYLWDRLGHWAQEDDNWEEAERCFRVAYDLAGGHYGYCLGTALNFLDRPKESLPILLPQAEDIQPDDMSWFQVAVAYEKLGRARESIDAYKKVIALNPTYELAWFNMGGVYWNARESEEASRVWKAAVGRFPDHELAALLRRDLPFVFD from the coding sequence ATGAATCACTTCGATCAGCTGCCAAAGCGTCACAAAACCCATATAACTGAAAACAAGGCAGAATCGGCTTTCCAGAACTTGCTATCGAGTTCTGAAGATTTTGTTCTGCAGGCATCGGATCGCAAGGATTATGGAACCGACTACCAGATCGAAGTTGTCGATCGCGAAAGCGTGACAAATGTCAGAATTCATGTCCAATTGAAAGGAACGGAAAGAGATGAAAATGCGGATGGAACCATCAGTGTTGAGATAAGGCGCTCCAATCTTAATTACCTGCTGATGCAGCCATATTCTTTCTTTGCTTGCTATCACGCTCAAACTAACACGCTGAGGTTTTGCTCGGCTGACGCTGTGGCACGGCGGTACGAGCATAGCGGGCAGAGTTGGACCCAGCAGCAAACTCTCACTGTGATTTTCTCTGAGCTCCTTACTGTCAGGCGCCTTAAGTCGTTGGCGGCTTTGGCCAGATCTAGTTCAGCATCTTTGCGAGACAGACGGGTCGCACAAACAATAGCTCGCCCTGAAGATCTGCCTGGCGTCGTCAAAGCTACCTGCTTAGACCTGCATGTTCCAGAAGATAGAGCCCAGGCTGCAGCGATGCTCTCCAGCTTATTTGACAGTGGCGCAGACGACATAATTAGTGCGGCGTTTGAGAAATTTTCATCCGTTCTATCTCAAGACGATGATGCAATGATTTTTTGCTATATGGCGGAGATCAATCTAGGCATGGCAGGGCTGAGTAGTAAGATCGAACGCATCACGGATGGCATTACTCATCTCCGGTCTAAGCTCGGAACCGGTCGCCTCGATGTGGGAAACCTTCATTACTCGATTGGTAACGGGTTCTCGGCATTAGGACGCGAAGTTGAAGCTGTTAAGGCATACGAGCTTGCTCTTCAGCACTTGCCTGGGGATAGCGGTAATACTCCGCTGGCAGAGTGCTACAAGAACCTCGGCTCTAGCTATGAGAAGCTAGGCAATGGAGAGCGCGCAACTGAGTGTTTCCGCGAAGCGCTGCGGCACAATCCCCTACTCGCAGAAGCGCACTTCGCCTTGGGCCTCGATTGTCACCGAACAGGGAAGTACGAAAAGGCGCTAGAACATTTCGATCAGGTGGTTTTTGCCGAGCCTACCCTAGGAAAAAGATCTTCAGTCTCAGGATGGCGAATAAACCTACTTTTCAATCTAGGCGATGGCAAGGCGGCGTTTCGCGAAATAAATACGTTATTGAACGATGCGGGAGAAGAAGCTTGGATTTGGCCATGGTGTGCTCAACAAGTTGCCAACTTCGGGCGCATTTCACCAGACAATGCGAGGCTGAGCATTCCGTTCTGGAATCGGTATTTGAAGGTGTGTGAGAGCTGTCCCAGCGGCGTACGAGAACGGCTGCTGAACAAACTGTACTTGCGGTCCGAAGGTCAGGCCGCAGATTTGATCTATCTCGAATTCAAGGCTGAATTTGAGGCAAATATCCAGTATGTTCAAGGTGAAGCCGCCGCTTACCTATGGGATCGTCTTGGGCATTGGGCGCAGGAAGACGATAACTGGGAAGAAGCCGAGCGTTGCTTTCGCGTTGCGTATGATCTTGCGGGTGGCCATTATGGTTATTGTCTCGGCACGGCGCTGAACTTTCTTGATCGACCCAAGGAGAGTCTTCCGATTTTGCTGCCTCAAGCCGAGGATATTCAGCCTGACGATATGAGCTGGTTTCAGGTGGCGGTAGCCTACGAGAAATTGGGGCGCGCGCGCGAATCGATCGACGCCTATAAAAAAGTAATTGCGTTGAATCCCACTTACGAATTAGCGTGGTTCAACATGGGCGGCGTGTATTGGAACGCTAGAGAATCGGAAGAGGCGAGCCGGGTGTGGAAGGCAGCTGTGGGCAGATTTCCCGATCACGAGCTAGCGGCTCTGCTCCGCCGCGATCTCCCCTTTGTCTTTGACTAG
- a CDS encoding Dam family site-specific DNA-(adenine-N6)-methyltransferase gives MLKINEKFEALESTVCRPLLKWAGGKTQLLNQLLPKVPKSYGRYIEPFIGGGALFFSLAPSGAVIADSNPELVNLYRTVGNDLLGVREHLATLKNTEEDFYILRALDWTTLTPAQAAARTIFLNRTCFNGLYRVNKKGQFNVPFGRYKNPKLIDETTLEATSRLLRDTEIVCGDYKTVLQTHARTGDFIFLDPPYLPISAYADFKRYTKEQFYEEDHIELGNEVARLQDLGCHVVLTNSNHPLVHEIYGKYEVEVIPTKRYISSNGKNRTGEDVVVTVKPKQRFNLRLLPSPLPVQATMYPSTRFMGSKNKLLSEIWSVASQFKFDSAVDLFSGSGIVGYMLKAHGKEVISNDYMSLSSTFTKAMIENNDVILEPSEAAELLLPILSIDNFVSTRFKDLYFSDEENHLIDILRANIKAIRNPYKRAIAMSALIRACFKKRPRGIFTYVGQRYDDGRKDLQMSFSSQFLDAVQTINAAVFNNGKTNKSRNGDAMTMHPIEGGLVYIDPPYYSPLSDNEYVRRYHFVEGLARDWKGVEIQEHTITKKFKSYPTPFSSRKGAAEAFDLLFKKFHNNVLIVSYSSNSQPTLDEMVAILARHKKHVEVVPVDYKYSIGNQRDKIDNNKNTVQEYIFVGY, from the coding sequence TTGTTAAAAATTAATGAAAAATTTGAGGCTCTAGAGAGCACCGTTTGCCGCCCCTTATTAAAATGGGCGGGGGGGAAAACTCAACTACTAAATCAGCTTTTGCCCAAAGTGCCGAAATCGTACGGCCGCTATATAGAACCTTTTATTGGTGGCGGCGCCCTATTTTTCTCGCTGGCGCCCAGCGGAGCGGTGATTGCAGACAGCAATCCGGAATTGGTTAATCTCTATCGCACGGTCGGCAACGACCTTCTAGGGGTTCGAGAACACCTTGCGACTCTCAAAAATACTGAGGAAGATTTTTATATTTTGAGGGCACTGGATTGGACCACGCTCACGCCGGCACAAGCAGCGGCAAGAACCATTTTCCTGAATCGCACTTGTTTCAACGGACTTTATAGGGTCAACAAAAAAGGGCAATTTAACGTGCCATTCGGCAGGTATAAAAATCCGAAACTAATAGACGAAACTACACTAGAGGCGACATCCAGGTTATTGCGTGATACCGAAATAGTGTGCGGGGATTACAAAACGGTACTTCAAACGCATGCACGAACTGGAGATTTCATTTTTCTAGACCCACCCTACCTACCAATTTCAGCGTACGCCGATTTTAAAAGATACACGAAAGAACAATTCTACGAAGAAGACCATATAGAACTGGGAAATGAAGTCGCTCGTCTACAAGATCTTGGATGTCACGTCGTACTGACAAACTCGAATCATCCTCTTGTCCACGAAATATATGGGAAGTACGAAGTGGAAGTGATTCCAACTAAACGTTATATCTCTTCAAATGGTAAGAACAGGACGGGTGAGGATGTCGTTGTAACAGTAAAGCCCAAACAACGCTTTAATTTAAGGTTATTGCCTTCGCCTTTGCCTGTGCAAGCCACGATGTATCCATCTACTCGCTTCATGGGCTCAAAGAATAAACTTCTGAGCGAAATTTGGTCCGTAGCTTCTCAATTCAAATTTGATTCCGCTGTAGATCTTTTTTCTGGGTCCGGAATTGTCGGCTATATGCTTAAGGCGCATGGGAAGGAAGTAATTTCAAATGATTATATGTCGCTATCTTCGACCTTCACAAAGGCGATGATCGAGAATAACGATGTAATCTTAGAGCCCTCAGAAGCTGCAGAGCTTTTATTGCCTATTCTATCGATAGATAATTTTGTAAGCACACGCTTTAAAGATCTCTATTTTAGTGACGAAGAGAATCACCTGATCGACATTCTCCGAGCGAATATCAAAGCTATAAGAAATCCATATAAGCGAGCAATCGCTATGTCAGCATTAATTCGTGCATGCTTTAAAAAAAGACCGCGAGGTATTTTTACATACGTTGGTCAGCGTTACGATGATGGTAGAAAAGATTTGCAGATGTCGTTTAGTTCCCAGTTTCTCGATGCAGTCCAGACGATAAATGCGGCGGTGTTCAACAATGGGAAGACGAACAAGTCGAGAAATGGCGATGCAATGACAATGCATCCGATTGAGGGTGGTCTAGTTTATATTGACCCTCCTTATTACTCCCCCCTCTCTGACAACGAATATGTTCGCAGATATCATTTCGTCGAAGGTCTAGCTCGAGATTGGAAAGGTGTAGAAATACAGGAACATACTATTACCAAAAAATTTAAATCTTATCCAACTCCATTCTCATCAAGAAAAGGCGCAGCAGAAGCATTTGATCTGCTCTTTAAAAAATTTCATAACAACGTTTTGATTGTCTCGTACTCCTCTAATAGCCAACCGACTTTAGATGAGATGGTAGCTATTCTTGCCCGCCATAAAAAACACGTTGAGGTTGTCCCTGTTGACTATAAGTATTCGATCGGGAATCAAAGAGATAAAATCGACAACAATAAAAATACCGTTCAGGAATACATATTTGTTGGTTATTAA
- a CDS encoding Lrp/AsnC family transcriptional regulator produces the protein MVNKQLDLDELDRRILNALQMDASQTNNDLAAAVHASPPTCLRRVKRLIDAGVIERQVAIVAPQMVGAGLTSIVEITLDKQADEQQVEFEALVAQESAVLQCYRVSPGPDFVLVVQVADMPAYHVLAHRLFATHANVRNVRSFFSINRSKFETRIAV, from the coding sequence ATGGTCAACAAACAATTGGATTTGGACGAATTGGATAGACGCATCCTGAATGCCTTGCAGATGGATGCTTCGCAGACCAATAACGACCTGGCGGCGGCCGTGCACGCGTCGCCCCCGACTTGCCTGCGTCGTGTCAAACGCCTGATCGATGCGGGAGTGATAGAACGTCAGGTCGCGATCGTGGCGCCGCAGATGGTGGGGGCGGGACTGACTTCGATCGTGGAAATCACGCTGGACAAGCAGGCCGATGAACAGCAAGTCGAGTTTGAAGCACTGGTGGCGCAGGAGAGCGCAGTGCTGCAATGTTATCGGGTGTCGCCGGGGCCGGACTTTGTATTGGTGGTGCAGGTGGCGGATATGCCGGCTTACCACGTGCTGGCACATCGCCTGTTTGCCACGCATGCGAATGTGCGTAATGTGCGCAGCTTCTTTTCTATCAATCGCAGCAAATTCGAGACGCGCATCGCGGTGTAA
- a CDS encoding DUF2357 domain-containing protein — MSELNIYEDSGLTLPVDRILYEGRTYYVRLPDVTNQIIKAEISKAELNSHIDWLEGNRIASIQIINRVGFIRFFGYVFDVRSEKLSVNATGKQQFEQLLTDLVRLSRQIIFDYSSPTSSHREADNEIFFPEILERFGYYRQLILDFPSESNLDSLIEAVLRNPHSRLATVQTKEAIWNIKRPSSKLAKAFSENPRYLWRVNVTNSFAANEPYKTQLAEGKAVYLPSRAWTSRGTTSFDTPENRFVKHVLLDIENVCVSINSIVMPENIQRASQEMLIKSRRWLRNDFFKILGTLQFLPTTSPALTSRFGYKEIFGHFLKSRVAAKQIFNDLKRQSLYVELKDVAQLYEYWVFYKIATSLLGEKAIVTARGLVTKNGRIANSISLENGNISVAFNESFVRSNRGSYSLTLRPDVVVRIRTKAGTLVILFDAKYRSRVAGSFEDELLEEVVHRRSVKPDDLYKMHCYVDAIGDAVSAMAVYPGNDFLFFHRDDAVGLINDASKLHSLNGVGAVPLLPDNAASSPFEKVMGMLKTLAAAGD, encoded by the coding sequence GTGAGCGAACTCAACATATATGAAGACTCAGGATTAACTCTTCCTGTAGATCGAATCCTCTACGAAGGAAGGACGTATTACGTACGACTACCGGACGTAACCAACCAAATTATAAAAGCAGAAATATCTAAAGCGGAGTTGAATAGCCATATTGATTGGCTGGAAGGTAATCGTATTGCCTCAATTCAAATTATTAACCGTGTTGGATTTATCAGATTTTTCGGCTATGTCTTCGATGTACGCAGCGAGAAACTATCTGTTAATGCCACAGGCAAGCAGCAGTTTGAACAGCTTCTTACAGATTTAGTGCGTCTATCAAGACAGATAATTTTTGATTATTCCTCACCAACAAGCTCCCATCGAGAAGCTGATAATGAAATCTTCTTTCCAGAAATTTTGGAACGCTTTGGATATTATCGCCAGTTGATTTTGGATTTTCCCTCGGAGTCGAATCTCGACTCGTTAATCGAGGCAGTTTTGAGAAATCCCCACAGCCGCTTGGCGACTGTTCAAACCAAAGAGGCGATTTGGAATATAAAGAGACCCTCTTCAAAACTTGCCAAAGCGTTTTCTGAAAATCCTAGATACCTTTGGCGAGTGAACGTCACTAATTCTTTCGCCGCTAACGAACCCTATAAAACGCAGTTGGCTGAGGGAAAAGCGGTTTACCTTCCAAGTCGTGCGTGGACGAGTCGTGGAACGACATCGTTCGATACACCTGAGAATCGGTTTGTAAAACACGTATTGCTAGACATAGAGAATGTCTGCGTTTCAATCAATTCAATTGTGATGCCCGAGAATATCCAGCGAGCATCACAAGAAATGTTGATAAAGAGTAGACGTTGGTTAAGAAACGATTTTTTTAAAATATTAGGCACGCTGCAATTTCTGCCGACTACTTCTCCAGCATTAACTTCAAGATTTGGTTACAAGGAGATTTTTGGCCACTTTCTAAAAAGTCGTGTAGCGGCGAAGCAGATCTTCAATGACCTGAAACGCCAGTCACTTTACGTCGAGCTAAAGGACGTGGCTCAATTATATGAGTACTGGGTGTTCTATAAAATCGCAACAAGCTTGTTAGGTGAAAAAGCTATAGTTACAGCGAGAGGCCTTGTTACCAAAAACGGACGGATAGCAAATTCAATCTCACTGGAGAACGGAAACATATCTGTGGCGTTTAATGAGTCATTTGTTCGAAGTAACAGAGGTTCTTACTCCCTAACTCTACGTCCAGACGTAGTAGTCAGAATCCGTACAAAAGCCGGAACGTTGGTCATTTTGTTTGATGCAAAGTATCGGAGCAGGGTTGCTGGCAGTTTTGAAGATGAGCTTTTAGAGGAAGTCGTTCATAGAAGATCAGTCAAACCAGACGATCTGTATAAGATGCATTGCTATGTCGATGCCATCGGCGATGCAGTATCAGCTATGGCAGTGTATCCAGGTAACGATTTTCTGTTTTTTCACAGAGATGATGCAGTTGGATTGATAAACGACGCTTCAAAACTTCACTCTCTTAATGGCGTTGGAGCAGTTCCACTATTGCCGGACAATGCAGCATCAAGTCCCTTCGAGAAAGTTATGGGTATGCTCAAGACTTTAGCCGCTGCTGGGGACTGA
- a CDS encoding TnsD family Tn7-like transposition protein, whose product MLELKSNHLNITQDLFDGVALLSWLPDEILFSLVSRHHRFWGHRLAKHTNVLLFGRPLGGSQHDFPSCIDEFVKRTDQCHGTAIEICTEHTLLNYYRKFMDASEEDNVVATLRSPTVANLKFRLGLLTSRFRAHHPLKACTACMASDLETSGWAYWHLQHQYPGVWVCPTHGVALQESDIKASGVERFLWHLPDKANFRLWPSALHEIERTSFDIFSRISNLTVSLVRCQSPYRINLTQLHRLYHAELDRRNLLTAHGGFRLAEIAAEFVNHVQTLRLLPEFSALPATYDEAYSQLSRYLRAPRTGTHPLRHIVLIDWLLGDSENFQKQYAQTLSSFPTTNLFAPSTLNHTPHPAIVQDSRKLELVKIIQDDGKSVRAAAVEIGIDTATAMVWAAQMGVAVARRPKKLKYERRQALVAQLRQGMDKLNAAKDFQISVVTVTQVLRTEIGLHEQWQRARLQAAQNDARESWAALTTEYANLGVKLLRGLNPAAYAWLYRNDRAWLSEQTPPRIVPQRNRNALWDNRDLHLSDEVKQVTLTLRSTLGKQKIMLWHLYQAIPELKAKLSALDRLPLTARAIDIALQRRSPTKMQTDLPL is encoded by the coding sequence ATGCTTGAACTCAAATCCAATCACTTGAACATCACGCAAGATCTATTTGACGGCGTTGCACTTCTGTCCTGGCTTCCTGACGAAATACTATTCAGTCTCGTCAGCCGCCATCACCGCTTTTGGGGCCATCGCCTGGCGAAACACACGAATGTCCTGCTTTTTGGTCGACCTCTCGGCGGCAGCCAACATGACTTTCCAAGTTGTATTGATGAATTTGTAAAACGTACCGATCAATGCCACGGCACTGCCATCGAGATATGCACTGAGCACACATTGCTCAATTATTATCGTAAATTCATGGATGCCAGTGAAGAAGACAATGTTGTCGCGACCCTTCGTAGTCCGACGGTCGCGAACCTCAAATTCCGGCTTGGGTTGTTGACCAGTCGATTTCGTGCACATCACCCTCTCAAAGCATGCACTGCTTGCATGGCAAGTGACTTGGAAACATCGGGCTGGGCCTATTGGCATTTACAGCACCAATACCCCGGCGTGTGGGTATGCCCGACGCACGGCGTAGCACTACAGGAATCTGACATCAAGGCTAGTGGTGTAGAGAGATTTCTTTGGCATCTCCCAGACAAAGCTAACTTTCGTCTTTGGCCATCAGCACTCCACGAAATTGAACGTACATCCTTCGATATCTTTTCACGCATATCGAATCTAACGGTGAGCCTTGTACGCTGTCAGTCACCTTATCGAATCAATCTGACGCAACTGCATCGGTTGTATCACGCAGAACTCGATCGACGAAATTTGTTAACGGCTCATGGAGGATTTCGGCTAGCGGAAATTGCCGCCGAGTTCGTCAATCATGTTCAAACGCTACGATTACTGCCGGAATTTTCGGCCCTACCCGCGACCTACGACGAAGCATATTCCCAACTATCACGTTATCTTCGTGCACCACGCACTGGAACGCACCCGCTTCGTCACATAGTGCTGATCGATTGGCTGCTCGGTGACAGCGAAAATTTTCAAAAACAGTATGCACAAACCTTATCCTCATTTCCAACGACCAACCTTTTTGCGCCTTCTACTCTGAACCACACACCGCATCCAGCGATAGTTCAAGACAGCAGAAAACTTGAACTGGTGAAGATAATTCAGGACGACGGTAAATCCGTGCGGGCTGCAGCGGTAGAAATCGGTATCGATACCGCTACCGCAATGGTGTGGGCGGCACAAATGGGCGTTGCTGTTGCGCGTCGGCCGAAGAAGCTAAAGTACGAGCGCCGCCAAGCCTTGGTGGCACAACTTCGGCAGGGTATGGATAAACTAAATGCCGCCAAGGATTTCCAAATATCCGTTGTCACTGTCACGCAGGTACTCCGCACCGAGATTGGCCTGCACGAACAATGGCAACGAGCAAGGCTCCAGGCCGCGCAGAATGATGCTCGTGAATCCTGGGCAGCATTGACGACCGAGTACGCGAACTTGGGTGTCAAACTCTTACGCGGACTAAATCCGGCCGCTTATGCATGGCTATACCGGAATGACCGTGCATGGCTATCAGAGCAAACTCCACCTAGAATCGTACCTCAGCGTAATCGCAATGCGCTATGGGACAACAGAGATTTACACTTGAGCGACGAAGTCAAACAGGTAACGTTGACATTACGATCAACGTTGGGAAAGCAAAAAATAATGCTCTGGCACCTCTATCAAGCCATCCCCGAACTAAAAGCGAAATTGTCGGCTCTCGATCGCTTACCACTTACGGCACGCGCCATTGATATCGCACTACAACGCCGCTCTCCGACCAAAATGCAAACAGACTTACCGCTTTAA
- a CDS encoding DUF6035 family protein, with protein sequence MVSESVIKPTIPVVLNMATGAHESLNGVGGNSKASLMQRRMEIKEAIIRGKPIYVCSECHVPVSLLQHHETKRFFFRHQYEDGRCRYQTKGDSSQEEITARQYNGAKESDRHRRMKALMLQSLRADKRFTDLKSEKRWRGINGNWRQPDVQAQYRAHPNAMPMPVVFEIQLSTTFLDVIAERRVFYQDEGALLFWVFADFNETGRRLMQDDVFFNNNQNAFLVTEETTQESKENHKLIFECAWATPMIGSADPHLNKKQVEFSELTIDLDRQRVFFVDVEAISKDVSNQEMTLAADSALKALHADFFDYVHGSMETRGEGGQRWAKLRAEFLKHGVKLPEWPNHLPRRELDILYSAKAGKPIGWNYKTLVDLAHHVYVKYPGQLRRFRHALIHYDRADVIRKEDNNGSWQRKAKQYRLEMAQNNLKWNSDDTHSELFNFIFPELAEKKPSYD encoded by the coding sequence ATGGTATCTGAGTCTGTTATCAAGCCTACTATTCCCGTGGTTCTGAATATGGCAACCGGCGCACATGAATCACTGAATGGCGTTGGAGGCAACTCTAAGGCGTCATTGATGCAAAGACGCATGGAAATCAAGGAAGCGATAATTCGCGGTAAGCCGATTTACGTTTGTAGTGAATGTCATGTGCCGGTCTCACTTCTACAGCACCATGAAACAAAACGCTTCTTTTTCCGGCATCAGTATGAAGATGGGCGTTGTCGTTATCAAACCAAGGGCGATTCTTCTCAGGAGGAAATCACTGCCCGGCAATACAACGGTGCCAAGGAAAGCGATAGACATCGCCGAATGAAAGCACTGATGCTTCAATCACTCCGTGCGGATAAACGATTTACAGATTTGAAGTCAGAAAAACGCTGGCGTGGCATTAACGGCAACTGGCGACAGCCGGATGTTCAAGCGCAGTATCGCGCTCATCCCAATGCCATGCCAATGCCTGTCGTCTTCGAAATACAGCTTTCCACGACCTTTCTCGATGTAATAGCTGAACGCCGAGTCTTCTATCAGGATGAAGGAGCATTGTTATTTTGGGTGTTTGCCGATTTCAATGAAACAGGCAGGCGTTTGATGCAGGACGATGTCTTCTTTAATAATAATCAGAATGCATTTCTCGTTACTGAAGAAACCACCCAGGAATCCAAAGAAAATCATAAGCTCATATTTGAGTGTGCGTGGGCAACGCCTATGATAGGCAGTGCCGATCCGCATCTGAACAAGAAACAGGTCGAGTTTAGCGAACTTACTATTGATTTAGATAGGCAGCGCGTGTTCTTTGTTGATGTGGAGGCTATCAGCAAAGATGTGTCTAACCAAGAAATGACTCTCGCTGCTGATTCAGCATTGAAAGCGCTTCACGCTGATTTTTTTGATTATGTGCATGGGTCTATGGAAACGCGAGGTGAAGGTGGTCAAAGATGGGCGAAGTTACGCGCTGAGTTTTTGAAGCATGGTGTAAAGCTACCAGAATGGCCAAATCACTTACCCCGACGCGAGCTCGATATTCTGTATTCTGCCAAGGCGGGGAAACCAATTGGTTGGAACTATAAAACACTAGTCGACCTAGCCCATCACGTTTACGTCAAGTATCCAGGGCAACTCCGAAGGTTTCGACACGCCCTTATTCATTACGATAGAGCTGATGTGATTCGCAAGGAAGATAACAATGGAAGTTGGCAGCGGAAGGCAAAGCAGTATCGTCTTGAGATGGCCCAAAACAATCTTAAATGGAATAGCGACGACACGCATTCAGAGTTGTTTAATTTTATTTTTCCTGAACTTGCAGAAAAAAAGCCATCCTATGACTAA
- the glmS gene encoding glutamine--fructose-6-phosphate transaminase (isomerizing) gives MCGIVGAVAQRNITPILVEGLKRLEYRGYDSCGIALHVDGKLERARSTARVAELEKQIAKEHLSGFTGIAHTRWATHGAPASHNAHPHFSRERIALVHNGIIENHDELRDELKTLGYVFESQTDTEVIAHLVDHLYTGDLFETVQTATKRLTGAFAIAVFSRDEPHRVVGARRGSPLIVGVGDGENFLASDALALAGTTDQIIYLEEGDVVDLQLQRVWIVDENGKRVEREVKTVHAHTGAVELGPYRHYMQKEIFEQPRAISDTLEGITAITPDIFGDKAYGIFKKIDSVLILACGTSYYSGMTAKYWIEAVAGVTCNVEIASEYRYRDSVPNPNSLVVTISQSGETADTLAALRHAQAQNMRHTLTICNAATSAMVRECELAYITRAGVEVGVASTKAFTTQLAALFLLTLSLAQVKGRLNDEQEAAQLKAMRHLPSAITAVLALEPQIIAWAEAFARKENALFLGRGLHYPIALEGALKLKEISYIHAEAYPAGELKHGPLALVTEEMPVVTVAPNDPMIEKLKSNMQEVRARGGELYVFADADSRITSSEGIHVIRLPEHYGLLSPILHVVPLQLLAYHTALARGTDVDKPRNLAKSVTVE, from the coding sequence ATGTGCGGTATCGTCGGCGCAGTCGCTCAACGCAATATCACCCCCATCCTGGTCGAAGGCCTGAAACGCCTTGAATACCGCGGTTATGACTCCTGCGGCATCGCGCTGCATGTGGATGGCAAGCTGGAACGTGCCCGCAGCACCGCGCGCGTGGCGGAACTGGAAAAGCAAATCGCCAAGGAACACCTGTCCGGCTTTACCGGCATTGCACACACCCGTTGGGCAACCCACGGTGCACCCGCTTCGCACAATGCGCATCCGCATTTTTCGCGTGAACGCATCGCGCTCGTCCACAACGGCATCATCGAAAACCATGATGAGCTACGCGATGAACTAAAAACCCTGGGCTATGTGTTTGAAAGCCAGACCGATACCGAAGTCATTGCCCACCTGGTTGATCATCTGTATACCGGCGACTTGTTCGAAACCGTGCAAACCGCGACCAAGCGCCTGACCGGTGCTTTTGCGATTGCCGTCTTCAGCCGCGATGAACCGCATCGCGTCGTCGGCGCACGCCGCGGCTCGCCACTGATCGTCGGTGTCGGTGATGGTGAAAACTTCCTCGCTTCCGATGCACTGGCACTGGCCGGCACCACCGACCAGATCATCTATCTGGAAGAAGGTGATGTAGTCGACCTGCAATTGCAACGCGTATGGATCGTGGATGAAAATGGCAAGCGGGTAGAACGCGAAGTCAAAACCGTACACGCACATACCGGCGCGGTCGAACTCGGCCCATATCGCCACTACATGCAAAAGGAAATCTTCGAGCAACCGCGCGCGATCTCCGACACGCTGGAAGGCATCACCGCGATCACACCGGATATTTTCGGCGACAAGGCATATGGCATCTTCAAGAAGATAGATTCCGTACTGATCCTCGCCTGCGGCACCAGCTACTACTCGGGCATGACAGCCAAGTACTGGATAGAAGCGGTAGCCGGCGTCACCTGCAATGTGGAAATCGCCAGCGAGTACCGTTATCGCGACAGCGTACCGAACCCGAATTCACTGGTCGTCACCATCTCGCAAAGTGGCGAAACCGCCGATACGCTGGCTGCATTGCGCCACGCGCAAGCGCAAAACATGCGTCACACGCTGACCATCTGCAATGCAGCCACCAGCGCGATGGTGCGTGAATGCGAACTGGCCTACATCACACGCGCCGGCGTCGAAGTCGGCGTCGCCTCGACCAAAGCCTTCACCACACAACTGGCAGCGCTGTTCCTGTTGACGCTATCGCTGGCACAAGTCAAAGGCCGCCTGAACGACGAGCAGGAAGCCGCGCAACTGAAAGCAATGCGCCATCTGCCATCGGCGATCACCGCCGTACTCGCACTGGAACCGCAAATCATCGCGTGGGCGGAAGCCTTCGCCCGTAAGGAAAACGCGCTCTTCCTCGGCCGCGGCCTGCACTATCCGATTGCACTGGAAGGCGCATTGAAACTGAAGGAAATTTCATATATCCATGCCGAAGCGTATCCGGCGGGCGAACTGAAGCATGGCCCGCTCGCACTGGTGACTGAAGAAATGCCGGTCGTTACGGTTGCGCCTAACGATCCGATGATCGAGAAGCTGAAGTCCAACATGCAGGAAGTTCGCGCACGCGGTGGTGAGCTTTACGTCTTCGCTGATGCCGATTCGCGCATCACATCAAGCGAAGGGATACACGTCATCCGCCTGCCGGAACACTATGGCTTGCTGTCGCCTATCCTGCACGTGGTGCCATTGCAATTGCTGGCCTATCACACGGCGCTTGCACGCGGCACTGATGTCGACAAACCGCGTAACCTGGCGAAATCGGTGACGGTGGAATAA